Proteins from one Cryptomeria japonica chromosome 4, Sugi_1.0, whole genome shotgun sequence genomic window:
- the LOC131060358 gene encoding zinc finger protein STOP1 homolog, translating into MEPQPPGSPRCGRGDSISKFSLLGQQFTRYGSAPAQHQGQSSQAAPSVGFSLVPPLTQTHAASHGQMGNPSHGGSNGGNSGPGRSFSNIQHHQPGPYSLIMYGAHDTSHSNFEGNSDSNGNPAQECSPQVLLNLLSVLQQKIQELQSVVQFIAQGDGHSGKSSTAMARQQVIAQVTSIISQLIVAAASMLPFPQQQSVLNLFATTYPADLQQVRLVGTGPGLGLNSFQQNGAGNSSMSTTPGPTSANNCFSLQSGFGAPGMEGLGTIPQSLPSQHSLGSNSVNVLGAPINPGNNKKMPVGTTDTSNCQNGNGTTNHSGDSLFTAQGSGGGEGSLDDNDTALAARDEDDDGESENLPPGSYKLVEMDRNEILAEHTHFCEICGKGFKRDANLRMHMRGHGDEYKTPAALARPEKAQDSAPVQPRRYSCPHDGCKRNKKHARFQPLKTMLCVKNHYRRSHCAKMYTCNRCKSKKFSVVADLKTHEKHCGRDKWQCSCGTTFSRKDKLFGHIALFQGHTPAFPPNELEGSRSTDQMGGNGVKHNISNSGTAFANSCGSVSGMLAGPDVVSCSYRNGDTTCIDPGTNRTLIETGNRSVHAQTGLKNIGFSEEGSAQNIAVDTSNPIAGFPSPASGLIAGPFMFPGLLSNNFLQQTGGN; encoded by the coding sequence ATGGAGCCTCAACCACCAGGTTCTCCTAGATGTGGCAGAGGTGATAGTATATCAAAGTTTTCACTCCTTGGGCAGCAGTTCACTCGTTATGGTTCTGCTCCTGCTCAACACCAGGGCCAATCTTCTCAAGCGGCACCATCGGTAGGTTTCTCATTGGTGCCTCCATTGACTCAGACTCATGCTGCTTCGCATGGTCAGATGGGAAATCCTAGCCATGGTGGAAGCAATGGTGGGAATAGTGGACCAGGTAGATCATTCTCTAATATTCAGCATCATCAGCCAGGTCCTTATAGCTTAATAATGTATGGTGCCCATGACACAAGCCATAGTAATTTTGAGGGCAACAGTGATTCAAATGGGAATCCTGCTCAAgaatgtagtcctcaagttttatTGAACCTTCTGTCGGTTCTTCAACAGAAAATCCAGGAGCTACAGTCTGTGGTGCAATTTATAGCCCAAGGAGATGGTCATTCAGGCAAGTCATCTACTGCAATGGCTCGTCAGCAGGTAATTGCACAAGTGACTTCGATAATATCTCAGTTGATAGTGGCTGCCGCTAGCATGCTCCCTTTTCCTCAGCAGCAGTCTGTTCTGAACTTATTTGCAACAACATATCCTGCAGATCTCCAGCAAGTTCGTCTTGTGGGGACTGGTCCTGGTTTGGGGTTGAATTCCTTTCAGCAAAATGGAGCTGGTAACTCATCGATGAGTACAACACCTGGTCCTACAAGTGCAAATAATTGCTTTAGTCTTCAAAGTGGTTTTGGAGCACCAGGTATGGAGGGTCTGGGGACAATTCCTCAGTCGTTACCATCTCAGCATTCACTTGGATCCAACTCTGTAAATGTGCTTGGTGCACCAATTAATCCTGGTAATAATAAGAAGATGCCTGTTGGAACCACAGATACAAGCAATTGTCAGAATGGAAATGGGACAACCAATCACAGTGGAGATTCCTTGTTTACAGCACAAGGTTCAGGAGGAGGAGAGGGTTCACTTGATGACAATGATACCGCTCTAGCTGCgagagatgaagatgatgatggtgaGTCAGAAAACCTTCCCCCAGGATCTTACAAGCTTGTAGAAATGGATAGAAATGAGATTCTAGCGGAACACACACACTTTTGTGAAATTTGTGGTAAGGGTTTCAAGAGGGATGCCAACTTGCGAATGCATATGCGGGGCCATGGTGATGAGTACAAGACTCCAGCAGCTCTGGCCAGGCCAGAGAAGGCTCAGGATTCAGCTCCTGTCCAGCCAAGGCGATATTCTTGCCCACACGATGGGTgtaagagaaacaagaaacacgCAAGATTTCAACCCTTAAAAACCATGCTTTGTGTCAAAAATCATTACAGGAGAAGCCATTGTGCTAAGATGTACACATGTAACAGATGCAAGAGTAAGAAATTTTCAGTTGTAGCAGATCTTAAAACCCATGAAAAACACTGTGGTCGAGATAAATGGCAGTGCTCTTGTGGCACCACATTCTCCAGAAAGGACAAACTTTTTGGACATATTGCGCTTTTTCAAGGTCACACTCCGGCCTTTCCTCCTAATGAATTGGAAGGGAGCAGATCAACGGATCAAATGGGAGGCAATGGAGTAAAACACAACATTAGTAACTCAGGAACAGCCTTTGCAAATTCCTGCGGCAGTGTTTCAGGAATGCTGGCAGGTCCAGATGTTGTTAGTTGCAGCTATAGAAATGGTGACACAACTTGCATTGACCCAGGAACAAATAGAACACTAATAGAAACAGGTAACAGGTCTGTTCATGCTCAGACAGGGCTTAAAAATATTGGCTTTTCAGAGGAAGGTAGTGCACAAAATATCGCAGTGGATACTTCAAATCCAATTGCTGGTTTTCCTTCTCCAGCCTCGGGTCTTATAGCAGGGCCATTTATGTTCCCAGGTCTGCTCTCTAATAATTTTCTTCAACAAACTGGAGGGAATTAG